The following coding sequences lie in one Xanthomonas hyacinthi genomic window:
- a CDS encoding PepSY-associated TM helix domain-containing protein, giving the protein MKLHAATLRTFTTLHTWMGLVAGFALFVAFYAGAITVFHHDLPRWQSQQVVPVQTLDDAQRLLDATLARHPQAKPMLGMLFPSSEFPKALIYWPDAEGVWQMATLDDLQGGPDLPQAGLATLVNELHYTLGLPVAGIYLMGIVSLLYAVAIVSGVIIHLPKLLKDLFALRPGRNLKQFWLDAHNVVGVLSLPLHLMFAVTGAVLCLSLVLMAALNPLVFDGKLPEAVPVAMDTAPVRSASGAPAPVGTLADWNARAVAEARRQGLHDFEPVYMKLQHAGDRNATVEISGESPDTLGPTGTVALDAASGKVIATQLPGRRDANHATLTSAYALHFGEYGNALVPWLYFLLGIGGAFLFYSGNLLWIESRRKRRQAQQGRAQINMARATVGVCIGLCVAISAAFVAVQVLERAAPDAVDAGMRWTCFGSWALCALWAALRAPAQAARELLWTAAAVTAAIPLAHGLASGWWMWTSAAAGQWPLFWVDGMAVAMAVGFAALARATARRARHGEPNSVWAEPQPAAA; this is encoded by the coding sequence ATGAAACTGCACGCCGCCACCCTGCGCACCTTCACCACGCTGCATACCTGGATGGGCCTGGTCGCCGGCTTCGCCTTGTTCGTGGCCTTCTACGCCGGCGCGATCACCGTGTTCCACCACGACCTGCCGCGCTGGCAATCGCAGCAGGTGGTGCCGGTACAGACCCTGGACGATGCGCAGCGCCTGCTCGACGCCACCCTGGCGCGGCATCCGCAAGCCAAGCCGATGCTCGGCATGCTGTTCCCCAGCAGCGAATTTCCCAAGGCGCTGATCTACTGGCCCGATGCCGAGGGCGTGTGGCAGATGGCCACGCTGGACGATCTGCAGGGCGGGCCGGACCTGCCGCAAGCAGGACTAGCCACGCTGGTCAACGAGCTGCACTACACGCTCGGCCTGCCGGTGGCCGGCATCTATCTGATGGGCATCGTCAGCCTGCTGTACGCGGTGGCGATCGTGTCCGGGGTGATCATCCATCTGCCGAAGCTGCTCAAGGACCTGTTCGCGCTGCGCCCGGGCCGCAATCTCAAGCAGTTCTGGCTGGACGCGCACAACGTGGTCGGGGTGCTGAGCCTGCCGCTGCACCTGATGTTCGCGGTGACCGGCGCGGTGCTGTGCCTGTCGCTGGTGCTGATGGCGGCGCTGAATCCGCTGGTCTTCGACGGCAAGCTGCCCGAGGCGGTGCCGGTGGCGATGGACACCGCGCCGGTGCGCAGCGCCAGCGGCGCGCCTGCGCCGGTGGGCACGCTGGCCGACTGGAACGCGCGCGCCGTCGCCGAGGCACGGCGGCAGGGCCTGCACGACTTCGAGCCGGTGTACATGAAGCTGCAGCACGCCGGCGACCGCAACGCCACGGTAGAGATCAGCGGCGAGTCGCCCGACACGCTGGGGCCGACCGGCACGGTGGCGCTGGACGCGGCCAGCGGCAAGGTGATCGCCACCCAGCTGCCCGGCCGCCGCGACGCCAACCACGCCACGCTGACCTCGGCCTACGCGCTGCATTTCGGCGAGTACGGCAATGCGCTGGTGCCGTGGCTGTACTTCCTGCTCGGCATCGGCGGCGCGTTCCTGTTCTATTCGGGCAACCTGTTGTGGATCGAATCGCGGCGCAAGCGCCGCCAGGCGCAGCAGGGCCGCGCGCAGATCAACATGGCGCGGGCCACGGTCGGCGTGTGCATCGGTCTGTGCGTGGCGATCTCGGCGGCGTTCGTCGCGGTGCAGGTGCTGGAACGCGCCGCGCCGGACGCGGTGGATGCCGGCATGCGCTGGACCTGCTTCGGCAGCTGGGCGCTGTGCGCGCTGTGGGCGGCGCTGCGCGCGCCGGCGCAGGCCGCGCGCGAGCTGCTGTGGACCGCGGCCGCGGTGACCGCGGCGATCCCCCTGGCGCACGGCCTGGCCAGCGGCTGGTGGATGTGGACCAGCGCCGCCGCCGGGCAATGGCCGTTGTTCTGGGTCGACGGCATGGCCGTGGCGATGGCGGTCGGCTTCGCCGCATTGGCGCGCGCCACCGCGCGCCGTGCACGGCATGGCGAACCGAACAGCGTGTGGGCCGAGCCGCAGCCGGCGGCGGCGTGA
- a CDS encoding LacI family DNA-binding transcriptional regulator has product MACFELFPCTASAVIKGKATSLDIAYLAGVSQPTVSRALRGSPAVNEQTRRKILAIANALNYKVDKHASSLRLRNAGTLALLFFEDPTTDDSLINPFFHAMLGSITRACARHGYDLLVSFQQLSDNWRADYGDSQKADGLILLGYGDYLQAQQRLQHLVEQGTHFVRWGAVLPGQPGVSIGSDNFQGGHDITAHLLQQGCRRVAFLGDASNHYPEFLERYRGHAQALRTAGSDIVPGLQLDAITTEQSGYEAALALLRGGERFDAVFAASDLIAIGALKALREHGLRVPEDVALAGFDDIPIAACVAPALSTVQQDTKLAGAVLVETLLAQIAGQPVASRTLPVTLALRGSSLRS; this is encoded by the coding sequence ATGGCATGCTTCGAGCTGTTTCCCTGCACTGCGAGCGCCGTCATCAAAGGCAAGGCCACATCGCTCGATATCGCCTATCTGGCGGGCGTATCGCAGCCCACCGTGTCGCGCGCACTGCGCGGCAGCCCGGCGGTCAACGAGCAGACCCGGCGCAAGATCCTGGCGATCGCCAACGCGCTGAACTACAAGGTCGACAAGCACGCCTCCAGCCTGCGCCTGCGCAATGCCGGCACCCTGGCGCTGCTGTTCTTCGAAGACCCGACCACCGACGATTCGCTGATCAACCCGTTCTTCCACGCGATGCTGGGCTCGATCACCCGCGCCTGCGCGCGCCACGGCTACGACCTGCTGGTGTCGTTCCAGCAGCTGTCGGACAACTGGCGCGCCGACTACGGCGACAGCCAGAAGGCCGATGGCCTGATCCTGCTCGGCTACGGCGACTACCTGCAGGCGCAGCAGCGGCTGCAGCACCTGGTCGAGCAAGGCACCCACTTCGTGCGCTGGGGCGCGGTGCTGCCCGGGCAGCCGGGGGTGTCGATCGGCAGCGACAACTTCCAGGGCGGCCACGACATCACCGCGCACCTGCTGCAACAGGGTTGCCGGCGCGTCGCCTTCCTCGGCGACGCCTCGAACCACTATCCCGAATTCCTCGAGCGCTACCGCGGCCATGCCCAGGCGCTGCGCACGGCCGGATCGGACATCGTGCCCGGCCTGCAGCTGGATGCGATCACCACCGAGCAATCCGGCTACGAAGCGGCCTTGGCGCTGCTGCGCGGCGGCGAACGCTTCGACGCGGTGTTCGCCGCCAGCGACCTGATCGCGATCGGCGCATTGAAGGCGCTGCGCGAACACGGCCTGCGTGTGCCCGAGGACGTGGCCCTGGCCGGCTTCGACGACATCCCGATCGCCGCCTGCGTGGCGCCGGCGCTGTCGACGGTGCAGCAGGACACCAAGCTGGCCGGCGCGGTGCTGGTCGAGACCCTGCTGGCGCAGATCGCCGGGCAGCCGGTCGCCAGCCGCACCCTGCCGGTGACGCTGGCGCTGCGCGGTTCCTCGCTGCGCAGCTGA
- the thrS gene encoding threonine--tRNA ligase: MITITLPDGSRREFEHPVSPMDVAQSIGPGLAKATIAGQVDGRLVDACDLIDHDASLRLITAKDAEGVEIIRHSCAHLVGHAVKQLYPEVKMVIGPVIAEGFYYDIYSERPFTPEDMAAIEKRMQELIAQDYDVVKKVTPRAETIELFRQRGEDYKLRLIEDMADDVTAMGLYYHQEYVDMCRGPHVPNTRFLKAFKLTRISGAYWRGDAKNEQLQRIYGTAWADKKQLDAYILRMEEADKRDHRKIGKQQGLFHLQEEGPGLVFWHPKGWSIWQVVEQYMRKVYRASGYGEVRCPQILDVSLWQKSGHWDNYQDNMFFTESEKRTYAVKPMNCPGHVQVFNQGLHSYRDLPIRYGEFGACHRNEPSGALHGILRVRGFTQDDGHIFCTEEQIESEVTAFHLQALKVYADFGFSDISVKLALRPDKRIGTDEFWDRTEETLRRALRAVNVEWEELPGEGAFYAPKIEYHLKDAIGRTWQLGTMQVDYFMPERLGAEYVDEQSQRQTPVMLHRAIVGSMERFIGILIEHHAGAFPAWLSPVQAMVMNITDAQADYVDSVRKLLANQGFRIEADLRNEKIGYKIREHTLQRVPYLLVAGDREKENGAIAVRTRSGEDLGTMSVAAFAERLRAEQLA; this comes from the coding sequence ATGATCACGATCACGCTCCCCGACGGCAGCCGCCGCGAATTCGAACACCCCGTCAGTCCCATGGACGTGGCCCAGTCCATCGGCCCGGGCCTGGCCAAGGCGACCATCGCCGGCCAGGTCGACGGCCGCCTGGTCGATGCCTGCGACCTCATCGACCATGACGCCAGCCTGCGCCTCATCACCGCCAAGGACGCCGAGGGCGTGGAGATCATCCGCCACTCCTGCGCGCACCTGGTCGGCCATGCGGTCAAGCAGCTGTACCCCGAGGTCAAGATGGTGATCGGCCCGGTCATCGCCGAAGGTTTCTACTACGACATCTACAGCGAGCGCCCGTTCACCCCCGAGGACATGGCGGCGATCGAGAAGCGCATGCAGGAGCTGATCGCGCAGGACTACGACGTGGTCAAGAAGGTCACCCCGCGCGCCGAGACGATCGAACTGTTCCGCCAGCGCGGCGAGGACTACAAGCTGCGCCTGATCGAGGACATGGCCGACGACGTCACCGCGATGGGCCTGTACTACCACCAGGAATACGTGGACATGTGCCGCGGCCCGCACGTGCCCAACACGCGCTTCCTCAAGGCGTTCAAGCTGACCCGCATCTCCGGCGCCTACTGGCGCGGCGATGCCAAGAACGAGCAGCTGCAGCGCATCTACGGCACCGCCTGGGCCGACAAGAAGCAGCTGGACGCCTACATCCTGCGCATGGAGGAAGCGGACAAGCGCGACCATCGCAAGATCGGCAAGCAGCAGGGCCTGTTCCATCTGCAGGAAGAGGGTCCGGGCCTGGTGTTCTGGCATCCGAAGGGCTGGTCGATCTGGCAGGTGGTCGAGCAGTACATGCGCAAGGTGTACCGCGCCAGCGGCTACGGCGAGGTGCGCTGCCCGCAGATCCTGGACGTGTCGCTGTGGCAGAAGTCCGGCCACTGGGACAACTACCAGGACAACATGTTCTTCACCGAGTCGGAGAAGCGCACCTACGCGGTCAAGCCGATGAACTGCCCGGGCCACGTGCAGGTGTTCAACCAGGGCCTGCACAGCTACCGCGACCTGCCGATCCGCTACGGCGAGTTCGGCGCCTGCCACCGCAACGAGCCGTCCGGCGCGCTGCACGGCATCCTGCGCGTGCGCGGTTTCACCCAGGACGATGGCCACATCTTCTGCACCGAAGAGCAGATCGAGTCCGAGGTCACCGCCTTCCACCTGCAGGCGCTGAAAGTCTATGCGGATTTCGGCTTCTCCGACATTTCGGTGAAGCTGGCGCTGCGCCCGGACAAGCGCATCGGTACCGACGAATTCTGGGACCGCACCGAGGAGACGCTGCGCCGCGCGCTGCGCGCGGTGAACGTGGAATGGGAGGAGCTGCCGGGCGAGGGCGCCTTCTACGCGCCCAAGATCGAGTACCACCTGAAGGACGCGATCGGCCGCACCTGGCAGCTGGGCACCATGCAGGTCGACTACTTCATGCCCGAGCGCCTCGGCGCCGAGTACGTGGACGAGCAGAGCCAGCGCCAAACCCCGGTCATGCTGCACCGGGCCATCGTCGGCTCGATGGAGCGATTCATCGGGATCCTGATCGAGCACCATGCCGGCGCGTTCCCGGCCTGGCTGTCGCCGGTGCAGGCAATGGTGATGAACATCACCGATGCGCAGGCCGACTATGTAGACAGCGTGCGGAAACTCCTTGCAAATCAAGGCTTCCGCATCGAGGCCGATTTGCGGAACGAAAAAATCGGCTATAAGATTCGCGAACACACGCTGCAGCGGGTGCCGTACCTGCTGGTGGCGGGCGACCGCGAGAAGGAAAACGGCGCCATTGCAGTCCGCACGCGATCGGGGGAGGATCTGGGAACCATGTCGGTTGCCGCCTTCGCCGAACGGCTGCGCGCCGAGCAACTGGCGTAA
- the infC gene encoding translation initiation factor IF-3, protein MGDCNISTPDNKQNRKNQEIRVPRVRVIGKDGEMVGVLTRDEALALAEEDGLDLVEIQPQADPPVCKIMDFGKFKFEQQKKANEAKKKTKQVEIKEIKFRPVTDEGDYQIKLRNMRRFLEEGDKVKVNIRFRGREMSHQELGREMASRIEADLGEDIVIESRPRLEGRQMVMMIAPKKR, encoded by the coding sequence CTGGGAGATTGCAACATCAGTACCCCTGACAACAAACAGAACCGTAAGAACCAAGAGATCCGCGTCCCGCGCGTTCGCGTGATCGGCAAGGACGGCGAGATGGTCGGCGTGCTGACCCGCGACGAAGCGCTGGCGCTGGCCGAAGAGGATGGGCTCGACCTGGTCGAGATCCAGCCGCAGGCCGATCCGCCGGTCTGCAAGATCATGGACTTCGGCAAGTTCAAGTTCGAGCAGCAGAAGAAGGCCAACGAAGCCAAGAAGAAGACCAAGCAGGTCGAGATCAAGGAAATCAAGTTCCGTCCGGTCACGGACGAGGGCGATTACCAGATCAAGCTGCGCAACATGCGCCGCTTCCTCGAGGAGGGCGACAAGGTCAAGGTCAACATCCGCTTCCGTGGCCGCGAGATGAGCCACCAGGAACTCGGGCGCGAAATGGCGTCGCGGATCGAGGCCGACCTCGGCGAAGACATCGTCATCGAATCGCGTCCGCGCCTGGAAGGCCGGCAGATGGTGATGATGATCGCGCCGAAGAAGCGCTGA
- the rpmI gene encoding 50S ribosomal protein L35: MPKIKTNRAAAKRFRKTASGKYKCGHANRSHILTKKATKRKRNLRQTNHVRAEDAGRLDRMLPYL, encoded by the coding sequence ATGCCCAAGATCAAGACCAACCGGGCGGCGGCCAAGCGCTTCCGCAAGACCGCCTCCGGCAAATACAAGTGCGGCCACGCCAACCGTAGCCATATCCTCACCAAGAAAGCGACCAAGCGGAAGCGCAATCTGCGGCAGACGAACCATGTTCGTGCCGAGGACGCTGGCCGTCTTGACCGTATGCTGCCTTACCTCTGA
- the rplT gene encoding 50S ribosomal protein L20, translating to MARVKRGVQARRRHKKVLNLAKGYYNARRKVFRVAKQAVIKAQQYAYIGRKQKKRVFRSLWITRINAAARINGLSYSRFMNGLLKAGITLDRKVLADIAVHDAQGFAALAEKAKGALAA from the coding sequence ATGGCTCGAGTAAAACGTGGCGTCCAGGCACGCCGTCGTCACAAGAAAGTTCTGAACCTGGCCAAGGGCTACTACAACGCCCGTCGCAAGGTCTTCCGCGTCGCCAAGCAGGCGGTGATCAAGGCGCAGCAGTACGCCTACATCGGCCGCAAGCAGAAGAAGCGCGTGTTCCGTTCGCTGTGGATCACCCGCATCAACGCGGCGGCCCGCATCAATGGCCTGAGCTACAGCCGTTTCATGAACGGCCTGCTCAAGGCCGGCATCACCCTGGATCGCAAGGTGCTGGCGGACATCGCCGTGCACGACGCGCAGGGCTTTGCCGCCTTGGCGGAGAAGGCAAAGGGCGCGCTGGCGGCATAA
- the pheS gene encoding phenylalanine--tRNA ligase subunit alpha has translation MNEIQSLSGQALADIAAAASPEALEQLRVALLGKSGSITTQLKQLGALPPEQRKLAGEAINQARDAVSAALAARRALLQTAALDARLAAERIDVTLPGRRGERGGLHPVTRTLERITEIFARLGYELSDGPEIEDDWHNFEALNFPPHHPARAMHDTFYIADDGSGDRRLLRTHTSGVQVRYMGRLVESGGAPPLRMIAAGKVYRSDSDQTHSPMFHQVEGLLVDEHSTFADLKGTLSEFVRAFFERDFEMRFRPSYFPFVEPGAEVDIAWQQPDGSTRWLEVLGCGMVHPNVLRSVGIDPERYTGFAFGMGVERFAMLRYGVNDLRAFFENDVRFLRQFA, from the coding sequence ATGAACGAGATCCAATCCCTGAGCGGACAGGCGCTGGCGGACATCGCCGCGGCGGCCAGTCCCGAAGCGCTGGAGCAGCTGCGGGTCGCGCTGCTCGGCAAGAGCGGCAGCATCACCACGCAGCTGAAACAGCTCGGCGCGCTGCCGCCCGAGCAGCGCAAGCTGGCCGGCGAGGCGATCAACCAGGCGCGCGATGCGGTCTCCGCGGCGCTGGCCGCGCGTCGCGCGCTGCTGCAAACCGCGGCGCTGGATGCGCGCCTGGCGGCCGAGCGCATCGACGTGACCCTGCCGGGCCGGCGCGGCGAGCGCGGCGGGCTGCACCCGGTCACGCGCACGCTGGAGCGCATCACCGAGATCTTCGCGCGGCTCGGCTACGAGCTGTCCGACGGCCCGGAGATCGAGGACGACTGGCACAACTTCGAGGCGCTGAACTTTCCGCCGCACCATCCGGCGCGGGCGATGCACGACACCTTCTACATCGCCGATGACGGCAGCGGCGACCGGCGCCTGCTGCGCACCCATACCTCCGGGGTGCAGGTGCGCTACATGGGCCGGCTTGTCGAGAGTGGCGGCGCGCCGCCGCTGCGCATGATCGCCGCCGGCAAGGTCTACCGCAGCGACAGCGACCAGACCCATTCGCCGATGTTCCATCAGGTCGAAGGCCTGCTGGTCGACGAGCACTCGACCTTCGCCGACCTCAAGGGCACCCTGTCCGAGTTCGTACGCGCGTTCTTCGAGCGCGATTTCGAGATGCGCTTCCGCCCCAGCTATTTCCCGTTCGTCGAACCCGGCGCGGAAGTGGACATCGCCTGGCAGCAGCCCGACGGCAGCACCCGCTGGCTGGAAGTGCTCGGCTGCGGCATGGTCCACCCGAACGTGCTGCGCAGCGTCGGCATCGATCCGGAACGCTACACCGGCTTCGCCTTCGGCATGGGCGTGGAACGCTTCGCGATGCTGCGCTACGGCGTCAACGACCTGCGCGCGTTCTTCGAGAACGATGTGCGGTTCCTCAGGCAGTTCGCTTGA
- the pheT gene encoding phenylalanine--tRNA ligase subunit beta yields MKFSENWLRSHVPTQATRDELAATLTAIGLEVEEVTPLGESLQQVVVARIVEAVRHPEADRLQVCQVDAGQGALLQIVCGAPNARAGLVAPLALVGAQVGGIAIKAAKLRGVESNGMLCSAKELGLDSDASGLFELPDDAPIGQALADYLGLPDASIEIKLTPNRADCFGVRGIAYDVAAACASAVLPFTAAPVAVASERRLEVRLQAGGAAPRYCGRVVEDLDPAAKTPLWMAERLRRSGVRPVSLLVDITQYVMLELGQPMHAFDLETLHGPVGVRRARAGETLKLLDGRHTTLDDGFLAVTDGDRVVALAGLMGGYDTRVTDATRHVFLEAAHFAPAAIMGRGRRLGLHTDAGHRFERGVDPALPRPALELATRLVLELAGGRAGPVVEAELREHLPMPAPIALRRARIVRVLGIQIADAEVERILRALGMQVAAAANGWQVTAPSRRFDIALEEDLIEELARIHGYDRLPTTLPGGASRIAMGSETQLDELSVRRQLVARALLETINYAFVDAALLDQWGLDEGRVVALANPLSAELAVMRPSLLPGLVAALGRNVARQAGRVRLFELGKVFAAAATAGAAPAETQRVAAAVCGDADALQWGLPARKVDFHDLKGDLDALASAAGARLDYRPSALPFAHPTRAADVYRDGARIGWIGQLHPRLLQALQIDVDVLGFELDLAPLAARALPRAAELSRFPSVRRDLAFLVPEAVAWSALADSVRGAVGPLLREVVLFDRYVGPGVEAGFKSLAMGLILQDNSRTLTDRDVDAVVADAVAALAREHDARIRG; encoded by the coding sequence ATGAAATTCAGCGAAAACTGGCTGCGCAGCCACGTTCCCACCCAGGCCACGCGCGATGAACTGGCCGCGACCCTGACCGCCATCGGCCTGGAGGTCGAGGAGGTCACGCCGCTCGGCGAATCGCTGCAGCAGGTGGTGGTGGCGCGCATCGTCGAAGCGGTGCGGCATCCGGAGGCCGACCGCCTGCAGGTGTGCCAGGTCGATGCCGGGCAGGGCGCCCTGTTGCAGATCGTGTGCGGCGCGCCGAACGCGCGCGCCGGGCTGGTCGCGCCGCTGGCGCTGGTCGGCGCCCAGGTCGGCGGCATCGCGATCAAGGCGGCCAAGCTGCGCGGCGTCGAGTCCAACGGCATGCTGTGTTCGGCCAAGGAACTGGGCCTGGACAGCGACGCGTCGGGCCTGTTCGAACTGCCCGACGATGCGCCGATCGGTCAGGCGCTGGCCGACTATCTGGGTCTGCCCGACGCCAGCATCGAGATCAAGCTGACCCCGAACCGCGCCGACTGCTTCGGCGTGCGCGGCATCGCCTACGACGTGGCCGCGGCCTGCGCCAGCGCAGTGCTGCCGTTCACGGCCGCGCCGGTCGCCGTCGCCAGCGAGCGCCGCCTGGAGGTGCGCCTGCAGGCGGGCGGCGCTGCGCCGCGCTATTGCGGCCGCGTCGTCGAGGATCTCGACCCGGCGGCGAAGACGCCGCTGTGGATGGCCGAGCGCCTGCGCCGCAGCGGCGTGCGTCCGGTGTCGCTGCTGGTCGATATCACCCAGTACGTGATGCTGGAACTGGGCCAGCCGATGCATGCCTTCGACCTGGAGACGCTGCACGGCCCGGTCGGCGTGCGCCGCGCGCGCGCTGGCGAGACGCTGAAACTGCTCGACGGCCGCCATACCACGCTCGACGACGGCTTCCTGGCCGTCACTGACGGCGATCGCGTGGTCGCCCTGGCCGGACTGATGGGCGGGTACGACACCCGCGTCACCGATGCGACCCGGCACGTGTTCCTGGAAGCGGCGCATTTCGCACCGGCGGCGATCATGGGCCGCGGCCGCAGGCTCGGCCTGCACACCGATGCCGGCCACCGCTTCGAGCGCGGCGTGGATCCGGCGCTGCCGCGGCCGGCGCTGGAACTGGCGACGCGGCTGGTACTGGAGCTGGCCGGCGGCCGCGCTGGTCCGGTGGTCGAGGCCGAGTTGCGCGAGCACCTGCCGATGCCGGCGCCGATTGCGCTGCGCCGCGCGCGCATCGTGCGCGTGCTCGGCATCCAGATCGCCGACGCCGAAGTCGAGCGCATCCTGCGCGCGCTGGGCATGCAGGTCGCCGCGGCCGCCAACGGCTGGCAGGTCACCGCGCCCAGCCGCCGCTTCGACATCGCCCTGGAAGAGGACCTGATCGAGGAGCTGGCGCGCATCCACGGCTACGACCGGCTGCCGACCACGCTGCCGGGCGGTGCCTCGCGCATCGCCATGGGCAGCGAGACGCAGCTGGACGAACTGAGCGTGCGCCGCCAGCTGGTCGCGCGCGCGCTGCTGGAAACCATCAACTATGCCTTCGTCGATGCGGCCCTGCTCGACCAGTGGGGCCTGGATGAGGGGCGCGTCGTGGCGCTGGCCAATCCGCTCAGCGCCGAGCTGGCGGTGATGCGCCCGTCGCTGTTGCCCGGACTGGTCGCGGCGCTGGGCCGCAACGTCGCCCGGCAGGCCGGGCGGGTGCGCCTGTTCGAACTGGGCAAGGTGTTCGCGGCGGCCGCAACCGCCGGCGCGGCGCCGGCGGAAACGCAGCGCGTGGCGGCGGCGGTGTGCGGCGATGCCGACGCGCTGCAGTGGGGCTTGCCGGCGCGCAAGGTCGACTTCCACGACCTGAAGGGCGACCTGGACGCGCTGGCCAGCGCCGCCGGCGCGCGCCTGGACTACCGTCCGTCGGCGCTGCCGTTCGCGCATCCGACCCGTGCCGCCGACGTGTACCGCGATGGCGCGCGGATCGGCTGGATCGGCCAGCTGCATCCGCGCCTGCTGCAGGCGCTGCAGATCGACGTGGACGTGCTCGGCTTCGAACTGGATCTGGCGCCGCTGGCCGCGCGCGCGCTGCCGCGTGCCGCCGAGCTGTCGCGGTTCCCGTCGGTGCGCCGCGACCTGGCCTTCCTGGTGCCGGAGGCGGTGGCCTGGTCGGCGCTGGCGGACAGCGTGCGCGGCGCGGTCGGGCCGCTGCTGCGCGAGGTGGTGCTGTTCGACCGCTACGTCGGGCCGGGGGTCGAGGCGGGTTTCAAGAGTCTCGCTATGGGCTTGATTTTGCAGGACAACTCGCGCACTCTGACGGATCGCGATGTGGATGCCGTGGTCGCCGACGCAGTGGCGGCGCTGGCGCGCGAACACGATGCGCGGATTCGCGGCTGA
- a CDS encoding integration host factor subunit alpha, which yields MALTKAEMAERLFDEVGLNKREAKEFVDAFFDVLRDALEQGRQVKLSGFGNFDLRRKNQRPGRNPKTGEEIPISARTVVTFRPGQKLKERVEAYAGSGQ from the coding sequence ATGGCGTTGACCAAAGCGGAAATGGCCGAACGGTTGTTCGACGAAGTCGGGCTGAACAAGCGCGAGGCCAAGGAATTCGTCGATGCTTTCTTCGATGTGCTGCGCGATGCGCTGGAGCAGGGGCGGCAGGTGAAGCTGTCCGGCTTCGGCAACTTCGATCTGCGCCGCAAGAACCAACGGCCCGGTCGCAATCCCAAGACCGGCGAAGAAATCCCGATCTCGGCGCGGACGGTGGTGACCTTCCGCCCGGGACAGAAGCTCAAGGAGCGAGTGGAGGCTTATGCTGGATCCGGGCAGTAA
- a CDS encoding MerR family transcriptional regulator: MLDPGSNRELPPIPAKRYFTIGEVSELCDVKPHVLRYWETEFPSLEPVKRRGNRRYYQRHDVLMVRQIRSLLYEQGYTIGGARLRLEGEGARQESALSNQIIKQVRQELEEVLQLLRR; this comes from the coding sequence ATGCTGGATCCGGGCAGTAACCGCGAACTTCCGCCGATTCCGGCCAAGCGCTACTTCACCATCGGTGAGGTCAGCGAGCTGTGCGACGTCAAACCGCACGTGCTGCGCTACTGGGAAACCGAATTTCCCAGCCTGGAACCGGTCAAGCGCCGCGGCAACCGCCGCTACTACCAGCGCCACGACGTGCTGATGGTGCGGCAGATCCGCAGCCTGCTGTACGAACAGGGCTATACCATCGGCGGCGCGCGGCTGCGCCTGGAAGGCGAGGGCGCGCGGCAGGAGTCGGCGCTGAGCAACCAGATCATCAAGCAGGTGCGGCAGGAACTGGAAGAAGTGCTGCAGTTGCTGCGGCGCTGA
- a CDS encoding response regulator, with protein sequence MAIRVFLVDDHALVRTGMKLILSNQIDIEIVGEAESGEAAMPQIRQLKPDIVLCDLHMPGVSGLEVTERIIKGDHGTKVIIVSVLEDGPLPKRLLEAGASGYVGKAGDAQELLRAVRDVAIGKRYLGANIAQNLALANLEGGGSPFDALSPRELEVAMLLTRGLRQEDIAKRLSLSAKTVNTHKARLFEKVGIHDSIALARLATQYGLLDPAHPL encoded by the coding sequence ATGGCCATTAGAGTTTTTTTGGTCGACGATCACGCTCTTGTCCGTACCGGCATGAAGCTGATCCTTTCGAATCAGATCGATATCGAAATCGTCGGTGAGGCCGAGAGCGGCGAGGCCGCGATGCCGCAGATCCGCCAGCTGAAGCCGGACATCGTGCTCTGCGATCTGCACATGCCGGGTGTCAGCGGACTCGAGGTCACCGAACGCATCATCAAGGGCGATCACGGGACCAAGGTCATCATCGTGTCGGTGCTGGAAGACGGCCCATTGCCCAAGCGCCTGCTCGAGGCCGGTGCGTCCGGCTATGTGGGCAAGGCGGGCGACGCGCAGGAGTTGCTGCGCGCGGTACGCGACGTGGCGATCGGCAAGCGCTACCTAGGCGCCAACATCGCGCAGAACCTGGCGCTGGCCAATCTGGAAGGCGGCGGTTCGCCATTCGATGCGCTGTCTCCGCGCGAGCTGGAAGTCGCAATGCTGCTGACCCGCGGGCTGCGCCAGGAAGACATCGCCAAGCGTTTGAGCCTCAGCGCCAAGACGGTCAACACGCACAAGGCGCGGCTGTTCGAGAAGGTCGGCATCCACGACAGCATCGCGCTGGCGCGCCTGGCGACGCAGTACGGCCTGCTGGATCCGGCGCATCCGCTGTAG